The sequence CCTGCTGCAGGGGATCAGAAAGCAGCATGAAGTTCGCATGGTCTTTCTGTTCATCAAGTGGATCACAGCAGATGAATGGACCAATCAGGTGAATTATTCAGCAAATtgtcttgctttcatttctttcattttctgtcacttctttCAGTTGGCTATAATCTATAGCCACcttccttcatctttttttccatcacctggtaagcattttctttttcacagatgGAGTGTTTTCTCTCAAAGCTCGAGGTGTCTGGCAGGAGTTGTGACTATAAGCAGATAGCATCCCCCATCAAAGGAGGCCGTTGACTTCAAGTAGTTCCATCCCTCCACTTTGCCTTCTCCCAGGCGTGTTTGGGGCTCAGCTCCTTGTGCCGTTTTAGAGATTAAGTGGGCCTGGTTTGAAATTGTGTGAAATATGCTTCACTCAGCACAGCTCCAGAAAGGCACCTGCGGGGGATAAGCTGTCCTGGTGTACTGCTTCCTCACCTCAAATCCCAAACCATGGATTAGCATGCACATGGTCAGCAGGAGAATGTATTTTCCCATTTGCATATATTTGGAATTTAGGCAACATTTAGTCAATATTCAGCACTCTCAAACCTTAAGGTCTGTCCTTCATGCTCAGCATAGCTGTTCCCCAGCAGCGGCCCATACCGATAGGTCTCCACACTCTCGGCTGGTTCGGACTTTGTGGGGACCGGGTCATGCTGGTAGAGCAATGCCGACTTGATCATCCCAAAGTCTTCCTGAATCTTCATCCCTGAATAGATAGCACCCGAGACATTTTCTGCCATGTGGGTATAGCTCTGAAGATTTTTCATATCGCAGAGGTTGTCACTGTATTTCAGCGCAGACGGCTTGTAGGCCTGGTAGGACACCTTGGTGGTGGTTGTGATGACGGTTTGCAGTGGCGGGGCTATGGGAGAGGGACTGGGACCATACCTGCAGGGGTAGTCCCCACCGTAGTAAGGGTGGTTAGTGCTTGTTTGCATCTGTCCGTAGTCACTCCGGTCTCCACCACCAGTTTTCCCCCAAGCTGGTTTCAGTCCGTAATGTCTGCCAGGGTTATCGAAGCTCTTATCATGGGTGGTCACAGCACTGTAGTGAGATCCATTCAAACCCAGGGGGTCGGCATCGATGGCAGGACTTGTCAGATCTTTGTAAAACGTTGGGTAAGGACTCGAACTTATAAAGGTAGGAACTCCAAACTCATAGCTGCATGGCCTGGGCATGTAGATCCTTGGATTGGGGCACTTTGGGTATGGTGATAGCTGGTCCTCTTGGAAGCTGGCTGAGTCGTAAGATGCTTTGCAGAGCTCAGTGTTTTGCAGCGAAGGGTAAGACTGAGCTGGAATCGAGAAACTGGTGTCTGAGAGGATACCAACTCTTTCTGGGCCATCTATGCAGGGCAGATTCTGCAGGTTATTGACATAGCCACTGCCGTCATGGTGCCTTCCTGCCTGCAAGTAGATATTTGAGATTTGGAAATGGATGCTGcccatacacatatatacatctCAATACTTGTGCTATTGCTCATTTCAGCCCCAAATGAACAAATATAATGTGATGtaaagctttgttttgctctgggATCCCCAGTTCGTGCTTATGACACCTTTTTGACTAAAAATCTTCACTTACAACACCTTTTTAATTGACTAATGACTTTGACTTACCTCTGAGTTTAAAGGTCTCTTTTTCTGGGAGTGGTGAGAAGAGGACATTTGCTTCTTAATTGCACTTCGTCTTGCCTCTGCCTCCAATTTACTCTCTGGCCTGGGGTGGTCATGGACTCCTTTTGCCTAAATTATAATGAGCAAAGAATTAGATGTGAACTGGAAGGGggtaaaagaagagaaaatgcagtAAGTAGAATGAGAGGTAGCCACAGCGTGGTCTGTGATTTGGCACAGGAGAACAGGGAGGAGAAACTAAACAAAAAGGGGggattacattttaaaaaattaaaataaatcatgattTTCAGGTAGGTAGAAGTAATAAGTGAGGGAGAAGTCAGTGAGgaataaatcaacatgaaaTTTCAAGTTGTAGCTttctaaatttccttttttctggcaggtttttaaatccttttaaaattcaaaggttattttcacataaaatggaattttcacATTTGAACTTATCCAGTTTAAGTGAGACTCCTTTCCCCATTTAttcaatagaaaataaatattgggTGTTTGGTGAGATTCAGTTTTCAGACACGCCAGTGTGCAGGACAACCTTTTTATTCATATTTGTGTACTGTAATCATGAGAATTTTAGCCATCTATAATGATGCTAATTGGGGAGGTCGCAGGTGACTGgaagttagcaaatgtgatacccatctacaagaagggtcAGAAgcaggacccagggaactacaggcctgtcagtctgacctcggtgccagggacgattatggagcagatcacctTGAGTGCCACCACacagcatgtacaggacaaccaaGTCATCAGGctcagtcagcatgggtttgtgaaaagcaagtcctgcttgactaacccgatttccttctatgacaaggtgacctgcttagtgaGTGAGGGAAAGGCTatggatattgtctacctggactttagtaaagcctttgacaccagTTCCCATGCCATTCTTCTGGAGGAAaatggctgctcatggcttggatgggtgtgCTTTTTGTTGAgttaaaaactggctggatggccgagcccaaagagttgtggtgaatggagttaaatccagttggcagccagtcacaagtggtgttccccaggactCAGTACtgaggccagttctctttaatgtctttatcaatgatctggacgaggggattgagtgcaccctcagtcagtttgcaaatgacaccaagttgtgcagaagtgttgatctgcttgagggcaggaaggctctacagagggtctggacaggctggatcaatgggcggaggccaactgtatgaggttcaacaaggccaagtatCAAATCccgcacttgggtcacaacagccccatgcaatgctacaggaagagtggctggagagctgcctggaggaaaaggacctgggggtgttggtcaacagctggctgaacatgagccagcagcgtgcccaggtggccaagaaggccaacagcatcctggcttgtatcagaaatggtgtggccagcaggactaggggaGTGATCatgcccctgtactcagcactggtgaggccgcactttgagtgctgtgttcagttttgggccccttgtGCAAGAgggacattgaggtgctggagcatgtccagagaagggcaacgaagctggtgaagggtctagagcacaagtcttgtgaggagcagctgagggaactgggcttgtttagcctggagaaaaggaggctgaggggagaccctattgctctctacagctccctgaaaggaggttgtagccaggtgggtgttggtctcttctcccaagtaagaagtgataggacaagaggagactgcctcaagttgtgccaggggaggtttagtttggatattaggaaaaatttcttcactgaaagggttgtggaccaggctgcccagggaagtggttgagtccccatccctggaagttttTAAAAGACGCGTAGATttggcacttagggacatggtttagtggttggacttggcagcgCTAGgctaatggttggacttgatgatcttaaagatcttttccaacctaaaggATTCTATGTTATAGTTAAAATTGAATACAGTTAACCCTCaagtgctgctttttaaaaggcagcCAAATGTTATTGTTTTAATTGTTCTTGCCATGTTTGTACTACAGAGGAATTCAGTCATGAACCAGGAATCCACCTCGCTCACCATGCTCAGCGttacacaaaaaaagagaagacaaaaaaaggtgggggaaaaaatatctctcACTCTAGAGAgatataatttttataaatacatataatttttatatttatgtgtgtgtgtgtgtgcatgtgtatctGTGCTTTTTACCtggaaaaatattgctttgCCATCGAGCCTCCAGAAGTTAGTGACTGGGTAGCCACTGTGTCCTCGGCAAGGAATCAGCTCAAGGGTTGAGTTACAGTTCGGGCAGGCTTTCTCTGCAAATAGAGATAAAGAAACTACTGAAGACACTGGTTAAGGGTGAGGGTGTTGTCTGAGAATAAACAGAGCTCAAGAGCAATATGATCAGCCTTCACTgaaattcagatgaaaatatGATGTTCAAGGAAATACAACATAGACTAACCATAACCAAATGGTATGAACTAGAGCTGCACACTTGATATAAATGCTATTGAGTTAAAGGATTTTAGATCCATTTCCCCTTAAGTATTTACAGACAGACATTGACGAAATTTGGGAATAAACACGTTCATCACACTCTTTGCAATTACGCCTTAGTCTGCATGCAAGCAAGGGCGATCCCAGTTTAGAAATCAAGcccaagagaaaaatgaggTCCCTTGGGCATCCCGACTCTCCTCGGGCACCCCtcactttgctgcttctgccgAGCCTTGTCGCATATAGCGGGGCGAAGCTGCAGCCTGGCTCCGCCGGGCAGAGCGCAGCTCCTGGcgcacaccaccacccccaggcAGGACTTCTTGAGGATCTGGCAGTTGTGGTTGTTGGTGTTGCGCATAGCCCAGCCGCTGAGGTGTCTCTGAGCATTCTTCTCCTCGCTGGAGTAGATGAACCGCACGTAGCCGTCGGGCCATTCCTGGAAGGCATCGAAGTGCTTGTGCTCCTGCGGCAGGGCAAGCGGGGTTGGGAGAGAAGGGCAGCaaggaaaagagcaagagaaTATTAGCAGGATTTTGCAACCTGATGGTTTTGTCCTGTTACAAAATGCATAATGGaaaaaagggctttttcaaTGGCCACCCaaacaacaggaagaaaaatactgaaagaatagcttattcagaaatgctt comes from Grus americana isolate bGruAme1 chromosome 2, bGruAme1.mat, whole genome shotgun sequence and encodes:
- the GCM2 gene encoding chorion-specific transcription factor GCMb, with protein sequence MKLTWDINDPKLPQEHKHFDAFQEWPDGYVRFIYSSEEKNAQRHLSGWAMRNTNNHNCQILKKSCLGVVVCARSCALPGGARLQLRPAICDKARQKQQKKACPNCNSTLELIPCRGHSGYPVTNFWRLDGKAIFFQAKGVHDHPRPESKLEAEARRSAIKKQMSSSHHSQKKRPLNSEAGRHHDGSGYVNNLQNLPCIDGPERVGILSDTSFSIPAQSYPSLQNTELCKASYDSASFQEDQLSPYPKCPNPRIYMPRPCSYEFGVPTFISSSPYPTFYKDLTSPAIDADPLGLNGSHYSAVTTHDKSFDNPGRHYGLKPAWGKTGGGDRSDYGQMQTSTNHPYYGGDYPCRYGPSPSPIAPPLQTVITTTTKVSYQAYKPSALKYSDNLCDMKNLQSYTHMAENVSGAIYSGMKIQEDFGMIKSALLYQHDPVPTKSEPAESVETYRYGPLLGNSYAEHEGQTLRFESAEY